One window of Triticum dicoccoides isolate Atlit2015 ecotype Zavitan chromosome 5A, WEW_v2.0, whole genome shotgun sequence genomic DNA carries:
- the LOC119297159 gene encoding phosphatidylinositol 4-phosphate 5-kinase 6-like — translation MASTGKKMNQIPAPAGRLWEASIRKLTSIRRGASAFPAAVAGVDGLVDPAGTLAVTSSSTAYQYSGSEDAAEGNGAEEGDEEEAGSSLGEPSHSEQLLDSGDFYQGDLRGDLPHGTGKFLWTDGSMYEGAWRCGRAAGRGKFSWPSGATYEGDVAGGYMHGQGTYIGEFGDTFAGLWANNLRHGRGTQAYANGDVYDGHWRDGLQDGHGRYIWRHGHEYIGTWKAGEMHGCGTVIWSDGDRYDGSWEDAKPMGQGTFRWADGGMYIGTWCQESGVTHAKGVYYPPSGGPAVPVPREPRDAITKLLEELEVTEGKTVSLLPSQKILTWPGVEAVLKKPVWRPPEVSADQARVSVSSVRRRSSVSDLDSLTTGEDGGEDASTRADRAWSRTLSCIRAPPRPGKKQGETISKGHRNYELMLNLQLGIRHAVGRQSAPTSLDLKSSAFDPKEKVWTRFPPEGSKHTPPHQSCDFRWKDYCPLVFRTLRKLFDVDPADYMISICGDDALLELSSPGKSGSFFYLTNDDKYMIKTMKKAEVKVLLRMLPAYYKHVRNYDNTLITKFFGLHCVKITGGIQKKVRFVIMGNLFCSRYSIHRRFDLKGSSLGRMTDKPLDQIDETTTLKDLDLNFIFRLAGSWFQEFCRQVDRDCELLEQERIMDYSLLVGVHFKDRCKDTGNADNGTPTTTDEDSEQKRKAQEKLGISMPSRVENIVRNPESESLLIGEPTGEFQDVILFFGIIDILQDYDISKKLEHAYKSMQYDPNSISAVDPKQYCKRFRDFIFRAFAEDVQ, via the exons ATGGCGTCGACGGGGAAGAAGATGAACCAGATCCCTGCGCCGGCCGGCCGTCTCTGGGAGGCCAGCATCCGCAAGCTCACCAGCATCCGCCGCGGCGCTTCGGccttccccgccgccgtcgccggcgtcgACGGCCTGGTTGACCCTGCCGGAACCCTCGCCGTCACCTCCTCCAGCACCGCCTACCAGTACAGCGGCAGCGAGGACGCCGCCGAGGGCAATGGTGCCGAGGAGGGTGACGAGGAGGAGGCGGGGTCCTCGCTCGGCGAGCCCAGCCACTCGGAGCAGCTGCTCGACAGCGGGGACTTTTACCAGGGCGACCTGCGCGGGGACCTCCCGCACGGCACCGGCAAGTTCCTCTGGACGGACGGCAGCATGTATGAGGGCGCCTGGCGTTGCGGCCGCGCAGCCGGCCGCGGCAAGTTCTCCTGGCCCTCGGGCGCTACCTACGAGGGCGACGTCGCCGGCGGCTACATGCACGGCCAGGGCACCTACATTGGCGAGTTCGGGGACACCTTCGCCGGGCTCTGGGCCAACAACCTCCGGCACGGCCGCGGCACGCAGGCCTACGCCAACGGCGACGTCTACGACGGCCACTGGCGCGACGGCCTGCAGGACGGCCACGGCCGCTACATCTGGCGCCACGGCCATGAGTACATCGGCACCTGGAAGGCCGGCGAGATGCACGGCTGCGGGACCGTGATATGGTCGGACGGCGACCGCTACGACGGCTCCTGGGAGGACGCCAAGCCCATGGGCCAGGGCACGTTCCGGTGGGCCGACGGCGGCATGTACATCGGCACCTGGTGCCAGGAGTCCGGCGTCACGCACGCCAAGGGCGTCTACTACCCGCCGTCCGGAGGCCCCGCGGTGCCCGTGCCCCGGGAGCCCCGCGACGCCATCACCAAGTTGCTCGAGGAGCTGGAGGTTACCGAGGGGAAGACGGTGTCCCTGCTGCCATCGCAGAAGATCCTCACATGGCCCGGGGTGGAGGCCGTGCTGAAGAAGCCGGTGTGGCGGCCGCCGGAGGTCAGCGCCGACCAAGCGAGGGTGTCGGTGTCGAGCGTGCGCCGGAGAAGCAGCGTGTCGGACCTTGACAGTCTCACCACCGGGGAGGACGGCGGCGAGGATGCCAGCACTCGGGCGGACCGGGCATGGTCGCGGACGCTCTCGTGCATCCGCGCGCCGCCAAGGCCGGGGAAGAAGCAGGGGGAGACGATATCCAAGGGGCACAGGAACTACGAGCTCATGCTCAACTTGCAGCTCGGCATCAG GCATGCTGTGGGAAGGCAGTCAGCGCCGACATCACTGGATCTCAAATCGTCAGCATTTGATCCCAAAGAGAAGGTGTGGACAAGGTTTCCTCCCGAAGGATCCAAGCACACGCCGCCTCACCAGTCGTGTGATTTCCGGTGGAAGGACTACTGCCCGTTGGTTTTCAG GACATTGCGCAAGCTCTTCGACGTCGACCCCGCGGATTACATGATCTCGATATGCGGggatgatgcgctccttgagctttCATCACCCGGCAAAAGTGGAAGCTTCTTCTACCTCACCAACGACGACAAGTACATGATCAAAACAATGAAGAAAGCAGAGGTCAAG GTGCTTCTTAGGATGCTTCCGGCCTATTATAAACACGTCCGCAACTACGACAACACTCTAATAACAAAGTTCTTTGGCCTGCACTGTGTTAAAATCACAGGGGGCATTCAGAAAAAG GTTCGGTTCGTGATAATGGGGAATCTTTTCTGCTCTCGCTATTCAATCCATCGGCGTTTTGACTTGAAAGGATCTTCGCTTGGCCGCATGACAGACAAGCCCCTTGATCAGATTGACGAGACCACCACGCTCAAGGATCTTGATCTCAATTTCATTTTCCGGTTAGCAGGATCCTGGTTCCAGGAATTCTGCAG GCAAGTGGACAGAGATTGCGAGTTGCTGGAGCAGGAGCGGATCATGGATTACAGTCTTTTGGTCGGCGTTCATTTCAAGGATCGGTGCAAAGATAC CGGCAATGCTGACAATGGGACACCTACTACCACGGATGAAGATTCTGAGCAAAAAAG AAAAGCACAAGAAAAACTAGGCATTAGCATGCCCTCAAGGGTGGAGAACATAGTGAGAAATCCTGAAAGTGAATCCCTGCTCATCGGCGAGCCCACGGGCGAATTCCAGGACGTGATCCTCTTCTTCGGGATCATCGACATCCTGCAAGACTACGATATCAGCAAGAAGCTCGAGCACGCCTACAAATCCATGCAGTACGATCCCAACTCCATATCCGCGGTCGACCCGAAGCAGTACTGCAAGCGGTTCCGAGACTTCATTTTCAGGGCTTTCGCGGAGGATGTACAGTAG